The following coding sequences are from one Treponema bryantii window:
- a CDS encoding AAA family ATPase, with translation MSENSLFEQIKLTQEPLAARMRPRNLDEYIGQDHIVGKGRLLRRAIAADQLTSIIFYGPPGSGKTTLARVIANHTKSNFLTLNAVLTGVQNIRDSIKQAEDYYNLYSQRTILFVDEVHRWNKSQQDALLPWVENGTIILIGATTENPFFEVNKALVSRSRVFQLKPLTYNDLEKAAHQALTDVDRGYGHWKVEFEEGALEHLIETANGDARSLLNALELAIETTPEKWSPYSDPPVPAYGTKIYISKEAAEESIQKKVVLYDRDGDYHYDIISAFIKSLRGRDPDAACYWLARMVAAGEDPHFIFRRMLISACEDTGLADPNAITVVESCANAFDRVGMPEGRYFLAHAALYLATAPKSNSSMAFFDALASVEKEDSEVPNHLRDNNRDAEGFGHGAGYLYPHAYRDHWVAQQYLPDTLSGRVFYNPSTQGYEATIRDGVLSRRELQIAAILEKTQSHEQYTSDELASSPEETGSINIFRQIKAAAGTNDDGLEKSEYGENPISEWWVNEHFKSGNEKKEENLTFSPKDPAKEVVFNRADRFWQQRLDSNRAEVLLGIRDTMTSMAELLRHHRSLIWNADSGLLLWEIARKTPEGVTCGVCRTEQGKQILEQYGRTLGSLDRPILQHRGTSISTDFLTQKDFYNILVKFQYNGVIFDRLFFTDPFASEPSIIALADCLSGIMTPQKDSDEPDTPSVPYADIDKGVEKAGEDFAYECPLAKNWKVIISQKIPCHGQHISELVRKQILSPDNLGQFRETLDKMEAAEQEFFGDRDNQLFSWDSIFIANLFRKRGFKVKVASQILTEKRRITPSEIEKWFTPESSAYGAKMSEACGNAELQKIVNLMLAACDRTLFEWKSEVAFFTIEMS, from the coding sequence ATGTCAGAAAACTCTTTATTTGAACAGATAAAACTGACTCAGGAACCTCTGGCGGCCCGCATGCGGCCGCGAAATCTTGATGAATATATCGGACAGGATCATATTGTAGGTAAAGGCCGGCTTTTACGCCGCGCCATTGCCGCAGATCAGCTTACTTCCATAATTTTTTACGGCCCGCCAGGTAGTGGTAAGACTACCCTCGCCCGTGTAATTGCAAATCATACAAAATCTAACTTTTTGACATTAAATGCCGTGCTTACAGGTGTTCAGAATATCCGTGACTCAATTAAGCAGGCAGAAGATTACTATAACCTTTATTCACAGCGAACAATTTTATTTGTAGACGAAGTTCACCGCTGGAATAAAAGCCAACAGGATGCTCTTTTACCATGGGTAGAAAACGGTACAATCATCCTGATTGGTGCTACTACAGAAAATCCTTTCTTTGAAGTAAACAAGGCTCTGGTTTCACGTTCCCGTGTATTCCAGTTGAAACCTTTGACTTATAACGACCTTGAAAAAGCAGCTCATCAGGCATTAACTGATGTTGATCGTGGTTACGGACACTGGAAGGTTGAGTTTGAAGAAGGTGCTCTTGAACATCTTATAGAAACAGCAAATGGTGATGCACGTTCTCTTTTGAATGCTCTTGAACTTGCAATTGAAACTACTCCGGAAAAATGGTCGCCATATTCAGATCCGCCGGTGCCGGCTTATGGTACTAAGATTTATATTTCAAAAGAAGCCGCCGAAGAATCTATTCAGAAAAAAGTTGTACTTTATGACCGTGACGGCGACTATCACTACGATATAATTTCTGCATTTATAAAATCTTTGAGAGGACGCGATCCTGATGCTGCCTGCTACTGGCTTGCAAGAATGGTTGCCGCAGGAGAAGATCCTCACTTTATTTTCCGCCGTATGCTTATTTCTGCCTGTGAAGATACCGGTCTTGCAGATCCGAATGCGATTACAGTTGTAGAAAGCTGTGCAAATGCATTTGACAGAGTTGGTATGCCGGAAGGCCGCTATTTCCTCGCACATGCAGCACTTTATCTTGCGACTGCTCCTAAATCGAACAGCAGTATGGCATTTTTTGATGCATTGGCCAGCGTTGAAAAAGAAGATTCTGAAGTACCAAACCATCTGCGAGACAACAACAGAGATGCAGAGGGCTTTGGACATGGAGCCGGTTACCTCTACCCTCACGCCTACCGCGACCACTGGGTTGCACAGCAGTATCTGCCGGATACCTTAAGCGGCAGGGTTTTCTATAATCCAAGCACACAGGGCTATGAAGCAACAATAAGAGACGGAGTTCTTTCGCGCCGCGAACTTCAGATTGCAGCAATTCTTGAAAAGACACAGAGTCACGAGCAGTATACATCTGATGAACTTGCATCTTCTCCAGAGGAAACAGGTTCTATCAACATATTCAGACAGATAAAAGCTGCTGCCGGTACAAATGATGATGGACTTGAAAAATCAGAATATGGAGAAAATCCAATTTCTGAATGGTGGGTAAACGAGCATTTCAAAAGCGGAAACGAAAAGAAAGAAGAAAATCTTACTTTCAGCCCAAAGGATCCTGCAAAAGAAGTTGTATTCAACCGTGCAGACCGTTTCTGGCAGCAGAGACTTGATTCTAACAGAGCCGAGGTTCTGCTTGGAATCCGCGATACAATGACTTCTATGGCCGAACTTCTGCGCCATCACCGCTCACTCATCTGGAATGCAGACAGCGGTCTTTTACTTTGGGAAATTGCCCGTAAAACCCCGGAAGGTGTTACCTGTGGTGTATGCCGAACAGAACAAGGAAAACAAATTCTTGAACAGTATGGCCGTACTCTTGGAAGTCTTGACCGCCCTATATTACAGCATCGCGGAACTTCAATCTCTACAGATTTCCTTACTCAGAAGGACTTTTATAATATTCTCGTAAAATTCCAGTATAACGGGGTCATTTTTGACCGTCTGTTCTTTACAGATCCATTTGCGAGTGAGCCTTCTATTATTGCTCTTGCTGATTGTCTTTCTGGAATTATGACACCTCAAAAGGATTCTGATGAACCTGACACACCTTCTGTACCTTATGCTGATATAGATAAGGGAGTAGAAAAAGCCGGCGAAGATTTTGCATACGAATGTCCGCTTGCTAAAAACTGGAAAGTTATCATTTCTCAAAAAATCCCTTGTCATGGACAGCATATCAGCGAACTTGTACGTAAACAGATTCTATCTCCAGATAATCTTGGACAGTTCCGCGAAACATTAGATAAAATGGAAGCTGCTGAACAGGAGTTCTTTGGTGATAGAGACAACCAGCTTTTCTCATGGGACAGCATTTTCATTGCAAACCTTTTCAGAAAGAGAGGATTTAAGGTAAAAGTTGCCTCACAGATTCTCACTGAAAAACGCCGCATAACTCCATCAGAAATCGAAAAATGGTTTACACCAGAATCTTCAGCATATGGTGCAAAAATGAGTGAAGCCTGCGGCAATGCAGAACTTCAGAAAATCGTAAACCTTATGCTTGCAGCCTGCGACCGTACACTTTTTGAATGGAAAAGCGAAGTTGCGTTCTTTACAATTGAGATGTCTTGA
- the ilvB gene encoding biosynthetic-type acetolactate synthase large subunit: MKYTGAQIIVKLLEMYGIETVAGIPGGSILPLYDELNRSSIRHVLVRHEQAAGFFAQGMARSTGKPAVCLATSGPGAMNLLTAIADARADSIPIIAITGQVNTTLIGTDAFQEADTFGLSFPITKHSIMVKNPYELLEAIPKAFEIALKGRPGPVLIDVPRDVQLKECDFDVWPDIKKVRLHDIKFHTPIDEYSEKMGLITEALSKAKRPVLYCGGGCNSEEAVSGIKSFLQNYRLPVVTSLMGIGCIPESNEMYIGMVGMHGNHAANVAMHDSDLVIAAGVRFDDRATGVVSKFCPDAKIIHIDIDAAEVDKIIPASISVVADVESVFPVIAQLIAEKKITSDEGWLKKMAKLRKEHFSLECGRPKNEKLTNPRELISKVPEYAEAAGMSKDKLIATTDVGQHQMWAAQYYPVERPRSFLTSGSLGTMGFGLPTAIGASVANPDCRVVCFSGDGSIMMNVQEMATLAELNLPVTVIVFQNGTLGMVYQQQKFLFDKNYSASVFGRSPDLLEIARGFGIEAIDADSDAEWYKKAFDNNRQNKPCFVRVSVDSEENVLPFVPGGKANIDSIRD, encoded by the coding sequence ATGAAATACACAGGCGCACAAATCATTGTTAAATTACTCGAGATGTACGGAATTGAAACCGTTGCAGGTATTCCGGGAGGTTCTATTCTCCCTCTTTATGACGAGCTTAATCGTTCTTCAATCCGACACGTCCTTGTGCGCCACGAGCAGGCAGCCGGATTTTTTGCACAGGGTATGGCTCGCTCTACAGGCAAGCCTGCCGTTTGTCTTGCTACAAGCGGTCCTGGAGCTATGAATCTTCTTACAGCAATTGCAGATGCACGTGCAGACTCTATCCCTATCATCGCAATTACAGGTCAGGTAAATACAACATTGATTGGAACTGATGCATTCCAGGAAGCAGATACTTTCGGCCTTTCATTCCCAATTACAAAGCATTCTATAATGGTAAAAAATCCTTATGAACTTCTGGAAGCAATTCCTAAGGCTTTTGAAATTGCATTAAAAGGAAGACCAGGTCCTGTTCTTATTGATGTACCACGTGATGTACAGCTTAAAGAATGTGATTTTGACGTATGGCCGGACATAAAAAAAGTTCGCCTTCATGATATAAAATTCCACACACCAATTGATGAATATTCTGAAAAAATGGGCTTAATCACTGAGGCTCTATCAAAAGCAAAACGCCCTGTATTGTATTGTGGCGGTGGCTGTAATTCAGAAGAAGCAGTAAGTGGAATTAAAAGTTTTTTACAGAATTACAGACTTCCTGTTGTTACAAGTCTTATGGGAATCGGCTGTATTCCAGAAAGCAACGAGATGTATATCGGTATGGTTGGTATGCACGGAAATCATGCCGCAAATGTTGCCATGCATGATTCAGACCTTGTAATTGCAGCCGGAGTTCGTTTTGATGACCGCGCAACCGGCGTTGTTTCAAAGTTCTGCCCGGATGCAAAAATCATTCATATTGATATTGATGCTGCCGAAGTTGATAAGATTATTCCGGCTTCTATTTCTGTAGTTGCAGATGTTGAGTCTGTATTCCCTGTAATTGCACAACTGATTGCAGAAAAGAAAATTACAAGTGATGAAGGCTGGCTTAAAAAGATGGCTAAGCTCCGCAAGGAACACTTCTCTCTTGAATGCGGCCGTCCAAAGAATGAAAAACTTACAAATCCTCGTGAACTTATTTCTAAAGTTCCTGAATATGCAGAAGCAGCCGGTATGTCAAAAGACAAACTGATTGCAACTACAGATGTTGGACAGCATCAGATGTGGGCAGCTCAGTATTACCCTGTTGAACGACCACGCAGTTTCCTAACAAGCGGCAGTCTTGGAACTATGGGTTTTGGACTTCCTACTGCAATTGGTGCTTCAGTTGCTAATCCGGATTGTAGAGTTGTTTGCTTTAGCGGTGACGGCTCAATCATGATGAATGTACAGGAAATGGCAACTCTTGCTGAACTTAATCTTCCGGTAACTGTAATCGTTTTCCAGAACGGAACACTGGGCATGGTTTATCAGCAGCAGAAATTCCTTTTTGATAAGAATTACAGTGCTTCTGTTTTTGGACGTTCACCAGATCTTCTTGAAATTGCACGTGGTTTTGGAATTGAAGCTATTGATGCCGACAGCGATGCAGAATGGTATAAAAAAGCTTTTGACAATAACCGTCAGAACAAACCTTGCTTTGTAAGGGTAAGCGTTGATTCTGAAGAAAACGTACTTCCATTTGTTCCTGGTGGTAAGGCTAATATAGATTCAATAAGGGATTAA
- a CDS encoding FeoA family protein, translating into MPLTMACQDDKFLIKKINGKEEVRRFLENLGFVAGAEVSVISKMCGNIIVQIKESRVAISKEMAQKIIV; encoded by the coding sequence ATGCCTTTAACTATGGCTTGTCAGGATGACAAGTTTCTGATCAAAAAAATCAATGGAAAAGAAGAAGTAAGACGCTTTCTGGAAAATCTGGGATTTGTTGCCGGAGCCGAAGTGTCTGTTATTTCAAAGATGTGCGGTAATATAATCGTTCAGATTAAGGAAAGCCGTGTGGCCATCAGTAAAGAAATGGCTCAAAAAATCATAGTTTAA
- a CDS encoding ferrous iron transport protein A: MTLRDVKTGQTVTVEKLLGEGAVKRRIMDMGITKGTEIYVRKVAPLGDPVEVTVRGYELSIRKADAELILLK; this comes from the coding sequence ATGACTTTAAGGGATGTAAAAACAGGCCAGACAGTTACTGTTGAAAAGCTGCTTGGCGAAGGTGCGGTAAAGCGCCGTATTATGGACATGGGAATTACAAAGGGTACAGAGATTTATGTGCGCAAGGTTGCTCCACTTGGAGACCCGGTAGAAGTTACAGTTCGCGGCTACGAACTCTCGATTCGCAAGGCCGACGCAGAACTCATTCTGTTGAAATAG
- a CDS encoding NFACT RNA binding domain-containing protein, whose amino-acid sequence MSLNCNEINLILEELNLEGAFIQDIIQPGYDTLALYTYKEGNAKTVLICTAQNSVRLNATRRKITKNDKPLRFMEFLRARIKGCRINSVKQIGVERVIKMELSRLVEEKPKGAAKGTVHISLVKKPVLSKDEIEAQGEPVEIEENYILYIKLWNNAANVLLCDTDGTILEPMFRRPERGEMKDEKFAEPAADEQKVAEALVRFPVREWSEHPTFNAYIDWWYSEHSDTLSRESLLEKAEKWYNSTRSKKESALKNLEDKQESFKNAEQLKHQGDLILSYGYMIDGNSNFLECEDYETGKTVRLMIDPKKNAQDNAAEYYKKYKKAISGSEELVHDIEIMKKQLEKLDALYEEIKNEKNPVKIEQLLRRDTTPKQQQKKTHPGLDYTVDGWYILVGRDANENDELLRHHVRGDDLWLHVRDFPGGYVFIKARKGKTVPLDILLDAANLAVYYSKARNAGKTDLYYTHVKYLRRAKNGPKGLVLPTQEKNLCIEPDKSRLARLDSLRADSQL is encoded by the coding sequence TTGTCACTCAATTGTAATGAAATAAATCTGATTCTCGAAGAGCTTAATCTTGAAGGTGCATTCATTCAGGATATAATTCAGCCGGGTTATGATACACTTGCGCTTTATACTTATAAAGAAGGCAATGCAAAAACTGTTTTGATTTGTACTGCCCAGAACTCGGTGCGCCTTAATGCGACCAGACGAAAAATTACAAAGAACGATAAGCCGCTGCGCTTTATGGAATTTCTCCGCGCCCGCATTAAGGGCTGCCGCATAAACTCGGTTAAACAGATTGGAGTTGAGCGCGTTATTAAAATGGAACTCAGCCGTCTGGTTGAAGAAAAACCGAAGGGTGCAGCAAAGGGAACCGTGCATATTTCACTGGTAAAAAAGCCGGTTCTCAGCAAGGATGAAATTGAAGCTCAGGGTGAGCCTGTTGAAATTGAAGAAAACTACATTCTTTACATTAAGCTCTGGAATAATGCTGCGAATGTACTTCTCTGCGACACGGACGGCACTATTCTTGAACCAATGTTCCGCCGACCAGAACGTGGGGAAATGAAGGATGAAAAGTTCGCGGAGCCCGCCGCGGATGAACAGAAGGTGGCCGAGGCATTGGTGCGGTTCCCGGTCCGTGAATGGTCAGAACATCCAACCTTCAACGCCTACATCGACTGGTGGTACTCGGAACACTCTGATACACTCTCGCGCGAATCACTGCTTGAAAAGGCTGAAAAGTGGTACAACTCTACCCGCTCGAAAAAAGAATCGGCTCTTAAAAATCTGGAAGATAAACAGGAATCCTTCAAGAATGCAGAACAGTTAAAACATCAGGGCGACCTTATTCTTTCTTACGGCTATATGATAGACGGAAACAGTAATTTCCTTGAATGCGAAGATTACGAAACTGGAAAAACTGTCCGCCTTATGATTGATCCGAAAAAAAATGCACAGGATAATGCAGCCGAATATTACAAAAAATACAAGAAGGCTATAAGCGGAAGCGAAGAACTCGTTCATGATATCGAAATAATGAAAAAGCAGCTGGAAAAACTTGATGCTCTTTATGAAGAAATTAAGAACGAAAAAAATCCTGTAAAAATAGAACAGCTGCTGCGACGTGATACGACTCCAAAACAGCAGCAGAAGAAAACTCATCCTGGACTCGACTACACAGTGGACGGCTGGTACATTCTCGTAGGCCGTGATGCAAATGAGAACGACGAACTTCTCCGTCATCATGTTCGGGGTGATGATTTGTGGCTCCATGTACGTGATTTCCCTGGCGGATATGTTTTTATAAAAGCCCGCAAAGGAAAAACTGTTCCTCTGGATATTCTGCTGGATGCAGCTAATCTTGCAGTTTATTATTCAAAAGCCCGCAACGCCGGAAAGACAGACCTTTACTATACTCACGTAAAATATCTTCGCCGCGCAAAAAACGGTCCAAAAGGCCTTGTACTTCCAACTCAGGAAAAGAATCTTTGTATAGAACCTGATAAGTCACGACTCGCCCGTCTGGATTCTCTGCGTGCAGACAGTCAGTTGTAA
- a CDS encoding TonB-dependent receptor plug domain-containing protein: MTTYIPASVEQKIVITAEEIEVAHYESLPELVERCGIQMLSYGPYGLESKASIRAFTDETVRVVIDGICVNNAQYGTFDLSSINLAAVEKIEIVRGGFTEGVEDEGAVGGVIYITMKKLELKNSLTADISAKTFFNYERPLDSVFQKLNFEGRLGENTFLNTSGNLNYAANRYLYKIDRLYSLCDGVFGAYDKKGSLKSQENAAVIDGNASAFITTYFGDGNYISVGDIFYGGHKNTPGVINSRDQGLQRDYNNNISFTVWNPAIAGGLFNMKNSLVWLSNNRFYKTDNGKENSSHFIQTVKYTGSVDFVSLVGGRLQQMAGISADFTRLDSSNDGKHYQVSGVFKETTKFAAGGGFSISVPLAVKFCINDTKTNFAFTPKFGVAWNHDIFAGGILQLTADVYHMVQFPNMDDLFWQGGGYHGNPDLKPERGLGADLGVALKNIKLGQGKKSSVLSLDLTVFSDYYTDKIKWETRTTENLSSAFYLGVDFNLNADFFAGLWTVDLAGEYLYNRLLDITNKYTYGKRIMWTPDFVCNLSTGLNLEFAKMTLSANYIGRRYTDNMNLYYLKPYVLVNLSAESAPIRNKFTTYIKLDNLLNWRYQSVQGYTMPGISLTLGGKYKFF, translated from the coding sequence GTGACAACTTATATTCCGGCATCTGTTGAACAGAAGATTGTGATTACGGCGGAGGAAATTGAGGTGGCGCATTATGAGAGTCTGCCGGAGCTGGTGGAGCGCTGTGGGATTCAGATGCTTTCTTACGGGCCGTATGGGTTGGAAAGTAAGGCGAGTATCCGCGCTTTTACAGATGAGACGGTGCGGGTTGTGATTGATGGTATCTGTGTGAATAATGCGCAGTACGGAACCTTTGATCTTTCTTCTATAAATCTTGCTGCAGTAGAAAAAATCGAAATTGTTCGCGGCGGTTTTACAGAAGGCGTGGAAGATGAAGGGGCTGTCGGTGGTGTTATTTACATCACTATGAAAAAGCTGGAATTAAAAAACTCACTGACGGCAGATATATCTGCAAAAACTTTTTTCAATTATGAACGGCCGCTGGATTCTGTTTTTCAGAAACTCAATTTTGAAGGACGGCTGGGTGAAAATACTTTTCTTAATACAAGCGGAAATTTGAATTATGCTGCTAATCGATATCTTTATAAGATAGACAGATTATATTCACTTTGTGATGGTGTATTTGGCGCTTATGATAAAAAAGGTTCCTTAAAAAGTCAGGAAAATGCAGCTGTTATAGATGGAAATGCATCGGCATTTATTACCACTTATTTTGGTGATGGAAATTATATTTCGGTTGGAGATATATTTTATGGCGGACATAAGAATACACCGGGCGTCATAAATTCCAGAGATCAGGGGCTTCAGCGGGATTACAATAATAATATTTCTTTTACAGTCTGGAACCCGGCGATTGCAGGTGGCCTTTTTAATATGAAAAACAGCCTGGTGTGGCTTTCTAATAACCGCTTTTATAAAACAGATAACGGAAAAGAAAACAGCAGTCATTTTATTCAGACTGTAAAATATACAGGAAGTGTTGATTTTGTTTCGCTCGTAGGCGGGCGGCTTCAGCAGATGGCTGGCATCTCAGCTGATTTTACAAGACTTGATTCTTCAAACGATGGAAAGCATTATCAGGTTTCCGGAGTTTTTAAGGAAACAACAAAATTTGCAGCAGGTGGAGGCTTTAGCATAAGTGTGCCGCTTGCTGTTAAGTTTTGTATAAATGATACTAAAACTAATTTTGCTTTTACTCCTAAGTTTGGTGTTGCGTGGAATCATGATATTTTTGCAGGCGGTATATTACAGCTGACGGCAGATGTTTACCACATGGTTCAGTTTCCGAATATGGATGATTTGTTCTGGCAGGGTGGGGGCTATCATGGAAATCCTGATTTGAAACCTGAACGCGGATTAGGTGCTGATCTGGGAGTGGCTTTAAAAAATATTAAACTGGGACAGGGAAAGAAAAGTTCTGTTTTAAGCTTAGATCTTACAGTTTTCTCTGATTATTACACTGATAAAATTAAATGGGAAACCAGAACGACAGAAAATCTTTCGAGCGCATTTTATCTTGGTGTAGATTTTAATTTAAATGCAGATTTCTTTGCCGGGCTTTGGACTGTGGATTTAGCCGGAGAATATCTTTACAATCGCCTTTTAGATATAACAAATAAATATACCTATGGCAAACGAATTATGTGGACTCCTGATTTTGTATGCAATCTTTCGACAGGACTTAATTTGGAGTTTGCAAAAATGACACTAAGTGCAAACTATATTGGACGCCGCTATACAGACAATATGAATCTGTATTATCTGAAACCTTATGTTCTTGTAAATCTCTCTGCAGAATCTGCACCGATTCGCAATAAGTTCACTACTTATATAAAACTCGATAATCTTCTCAACTGGCGTTATCAGTCTGTGCAGGGGTATACAATGCCCGGCATTTCACTAACCCTCGGCGGAAAATACAAATTCTTTTAA
- a CDS encoding HAD family hydrolase: MKYSLAIFDMDGTILNTLDDMTDSLNDILTKYNLPLHTVDEVRFMVGNGIPKLIERALADGRSNPQFEQILADFIAYYEKHCAIKTAPYDGVVDCIKTLRAAGIKIAVNTNKVEPAAIALCDDYFPGLFDIISGSRPGMPPKPAPDGIYEILSRAGMDGKSEGQRAVFIGDSDVDMQTGMNAGLDVIGVDWGFRGKKFLEEHGAKVIMMNAAELAGYLTK, encoded by the coding sequence ATGAAATACTCACTTGCGATTTTTGACATGGATGGAACAATCCTTAATACTCTTGATGACATGACAGATTCTCTGAATGACATTCTTACAAAATACAACCTTCCGCTTCATACTGTAGATGAAGTACGTTTTATGGTAGGAAACGGAATTCCAAAGCTGATCGAACGTGCTCTTGCAGACGGCCGCAGCAATCCTCAGTTTGAGCAGATTCTTGCTGATTTTATTGCATATTACGAAAAGCACTGTGCAATAAAAACCGCTCCTTATGATGGAGTAGTGGACTGTATAAAAACTCTCCGCGCTGCTGGAATCAAAATTGCTGTAAATACAAATAAGGTTGAGCCTGCCGCCATTGCTCTTTGTGATGACTACTTCCCGGGCCTTTTTGATATTATTTCCGGCAGCCGTCCTGGTATGCCACCTAAGCCTGCACCAGACGGAATCTATGAGATTCTGAGCCGTGCCGGTATGGATGGAAAATCTGAAGGTCAGCGCGCAGTGTTCATCGGCGACTCAGATGTAGACATGCAGACTGGAATGAATGCCGGCCTCGATGTAATCGGCGTAGACTGGGGCTTCCGCGGTAAAAAGTTCCTCGAAGAACACGGCGCAAAAGTAATCATGATGAATGCCGCAGAGCTTGCCGGATATCTTACAAAATAA